A genomic segment from Haloarcula limicola encodes:
- the fdhF gene encoding formate dehydrogenase subunit alpha, which yields MSDDEMDGVAGYMQQAKDRAIQNVEHFAEGVAAETLPEGKLFEIAQSVGDKRLEELNVADTTCGYCAVGCRFDLYSDGEEILAARPTAEEDAPVNGISTCVKGKFGYDFVNSDDRLTSPLVRDESGEFRTATWDEALERVAEGLSRIKDEHGGESLSVIASSKATNEDNYLMGKFARQVLGTNSIDNCNRLCHSSTVAGLARTYGYGAASVNMDDIESTDCYLITGSNTTEAHPVIGTRIKQNVRDGADLLVFDPREVQIAEYATQYSRVNPGYDAVWINGITRYIVENDLYDESFVEERTTGFEAVSEAVREFTPERVREVTGVPPEEIASAAETIAAADTCVFGWTLGLTEHSHGTENVMAMANLAAVTGNLGKPGAGVSPFRGQNNVQGGGGDMGPLPDSFPGYQDIADDEVRAKFEDAWDCDISPEYGYYTTQMFLEADEGNLRGMYIIGENSALSEPGVNHAEEVLENLEFLAVQDLFVTETAKYADVVLPACSFVEKTGTFTNTDRTVQKVNRVMEPKGDSRPDWRILQDLAGRMGRDWDYDSTAEIMEEVNSLTPLYGGVTHDRVENEGGLQWPCWDENHPGTERLYEDEFNTDDGKAHLQAVGYSEPAETPDEEYPFTLTTGRVLYQYHTGTMTHREEGIMEYTPSDFVEVNPATAEAYGIESGDAVTVESRRGEITVPAQVTDRVGPETLFAPIHFAESAVNRLTDETRLDPSAATPEFKVSAVRIAPADDGALGERTPTREVTDRPEALEGGD from the coding sequence ATGAGTGACGACGAGATGGACGGGGTGGCGGGGTATATGCAACAGGCCAAAGATCGAGCGATCCAGAACGTCGAGCACTTCGCGGAAGGCGTCGCCGCGGAGACGCTGCCGGAGGGGAAACTGTTCGAGATCGCCCAGTCGGTCGGCGACAAGCGACTCGAAGAACTGAACGTCGCCGACACCACCTGTGGCTACTGCGCGGTCGGCTGTCGGTTCGACCTCTACTCGGACGGCGAGGAGATCCTCGCCGCGCGCCCGACGGCCGAAGAGGACGCGCCGGTCAACGGCATCTCCACCTGCGTAAAGGGCAAGTTCGGGTACGACTTCGTCAACTCGGACGACCGACTGACGTCGCCGCTCGTCCGCGACGAGAGCGGGGAGTTCCGGACAGCGACGTGGGACGAGGCTCTCGAACGCGTGGCCGAGGGACTATCCCGGATCAAGGACGAACACGGCGGCGAGTCGCTGTCGGTCATCGCCTCCTCGAAAGCGACCAACGAGGACAATTACCTGATGGGCAAGTTCGCCCGCCAGGTGTTGGGTACCAACAGCATCGACAACTGCAACCGCCTCTGTCACTCATCGACAGTCGCCGGCCTCGCCCGGACGTACGGCTACGGCGCGGCCTCGGTGAACATGGACGACATCGAATCGACCGACTGTTATCTCATCACCGGGTCGAACACCACGGAGGCCCATCCCGTCATCGGGACGCGCATCAAGCAGAACGTCCGCGACGGCGCGGACCTGCTCGTCTTCGACCCCCGCGAGGTCCAGATCGCCGAGTACGCGACCCAGTACAGCCGCGTCAACCCGGGCTACGACGCGGTCTGGATAAACGGCATCACGCGCTACATCGTCGAGAACGACCTCTACGACGAATCCTTCGTCGAAGAGCGGACGACCGGTTTCGAAGCGGTCTCCGAGGCGGTGCGAGAGTTCACGCCCGAGCGCGTCCGAGAGGTGACCGGCGTCCCGCCCGAGGAGATCGCGTCGGCCGCCGAGACGATCGCGGCGGCGGACACCTGCGTGTTCGGCTGGACGCTCGGCCTGACCGAGCACTCCCACGGGACGGAGAACGTCATGGCGATGGCGAACCTCGCGGCGGTGACCGGGAATCTCGGCAAGCCCGGCGCGGGCGTCTCGCCGTTCCGCGGCCAGAACAACGTGCAGGGCGGCGGTGGCGACATGGGGCCGCTCCCCGACAGTTTCCCGGGGTATCAGGATATCGCCGACGACGAGGTCCGAGCGAAGTTCGAGGACGCGTGGGACTGCGACATCTCCCCGGAGTACGGGTACTACACCACGCAGATGTTTCTCGAAGCCGACGAGGGAAACCTCCGCGGCATGTACATCATCGGCGAGAACTCCGCCCTCTCCGAACCGGGGGTGAATCACGCCGAGGAGGTGCTGGAGAACTTAGAGTTCCTCGCGGTGCAGGACCTCTTCGTCACCGAGACTGCGAAGTACGCCGACGTCGTCCTCCCGGCCTGTTCGTTCGTCGAGAAGACGGGGACGTTCACGAACACCGACCGGACCGTGCAGAAGGTCAATCGGGTGATGGAACCGAAAGGGGACTCCCGTCCCGACTGGCGGATTCTGCAGGACCTCGCCGGTCGGATGGGACGCGACTGGGACTACGACTCGACGGCCGAGATCATGGAGGAAGTGAACTCGCTGACGCCGCTTTACGGCGGCGTGACTCACGACCGAGTCGAGAACGAGGGCGGTCTCCAGTGGCCCTGTTGGGACGAGAACCACCCGGGGACGGAGCGGTTGTACGAAGACGAGTTCAACACGGACGACGGGAAGGCCCATCTGCAGGCGGTCGGCTACAGCGAACCCGCCGAAACGCCCGACGAGGAGTACCCGTTCACGCTGACGACCGGCCGCGTCCTCTACCAGTACCACACGGGGACGATGACTCACCGCGAGGAGGGAATCATGGAGTACACGCCGAGCGACTTCGTCGAAGTCAATCCAGCGACGGCAGAAGCGTACGGCATCGAGAGCGGTGACGCGGTGACCGTCGAATCCAGGCGGGGCGAGATCACCGTCCCCGCACAGGTGACCGACCGCGTCGGGCCGGAGACGCTCTTCGCGCCGATTCACTTCGCCGAGAGCGCTGTCAACCGGCTCACCGACGAAACCCGCCTCGATCCGTCGGCGGCGACTCCCGAGTTCAAGGTCTCCGCGGTCCGGATCGCTCCCGCAGACGACGGCGCTCTGGGAGAACGGACCCCCACTCGTGAAGTAACCGACCGCCCAGAGGCGCTCGAAGGGGGCGACTGA
- a CDS encoding 2Fe-2S iron-sulfur cluster-binding protein: MSSENQATTDAPPLTEEIAPGTATDPPVRSEESVTVTVDGTAVTIPPESTLIDAVEAVDTEESVPALCHYGREEIGPRSECRTCMVETDAHGVVPACSFPPEEDMTIRTDADAASEARDVNLDLVLSDHNLRCTTCGKNGRCELQDAAIEQEVEEPRYGVLDDRGEYEPLDDSSSFIQIDRNKCILCNRCVEACNDVQVEGVLRMEGSGKDTRIGFQSDAETMDDSACVSCGHCATVCPTGSLVEKGIEDATTLPLPGFTQKNSIGKVHESSGSSTGPMTPKKHDKEPTSDTPPSEASTSDDEGTDETDVWTDDANSGEWP; this comes from the coding sequence ATGAGTTCGGAGAACCAAGCGACGACGGATGCACCGCCACTGACAGAGGAGATCGCACCGGGGACGGCGACCGACCCGCCGGTCAGAAGCGAGGAGTCGGTCACCGTGACCGTCGACGGGACGGCGGTGACGATTCCGCCGGAATCGACCCTTATCGACGCCGTAGAGGCCGTCGATACCGAGGAATCCGTCCCCGCGCTGTGTCACTACGGCCGAGAGGAGATCGGTCCGCGCAGCGAGTGTCGCACCTGTATGGTCGAGACCGACGCCCACGGCGTCGTCCCGGCCTGTAGCTTTCCGCCCGAGGAGGACATGACTATCCGAACCGATGCGGACGCCGCTTCGGAAGCGCGGGACGTGAACCTCGATCTGGTCCTCTCGGACCACAACCTCCGCTGTACCACCTGTGGGAAGAACGGCCGCTGTGAACTGCAGGACGCGGCGATCGAACAGGAGGTCGAGGAGCCCCGCTACGGCGTCCTCGACGACCGGGGCGAGTACGAGCCGCTGGACGACTCCTCGTCGTTCATCCAGATCGACCGGAACAAGTGTATCCTCTGTAACCGCTGCGTCGAGGCCTGCAACGACGTGCAGGTCGAGGGCGTCCTCCGCATGGAAGGGTCCGGAAAAGACACGCGCATCGGGTTTCAGAGCGACGCCGAGACGATGGACGACTCGGCGTGTGTCTCCTGTGGCCACTGCGCGACCGTCTGTCCGACCGGGTCGCTCGTCGAGAAGGGCATCGAAGACGCCACGACGCTTCCGTTACCCGGGTTCACGCAGAAAAACAGTATCGGTAAGGTCCACGAAAGCTCCGGGTCGTCCACCGGCCCGATGACACCGAAGAAACACGACAAAGAGCCGACGAGCGACACGCCACCGAGCGAAGCGTCGACGAGCGACGACGAAGGGACCGACGAGACCGACGTCTGGACGGACGATGCGAACAGCGGTGAGTGGCCATGA
- a CDS encoding NADH-ubiquinone oxidoreductase-F iron-sulfur binding region domain-containing protein — translation MATRRGRTAFYTRCSPERIEEIIERAGESDGGPPGTPDAVAEHDPEATRLPVPEASGLSTGVRDVLGGCGWRRPASPSDHERAGGFPDTEPATVLEIGRQLRGRGWGDACHDELVADAWQTVRDADEETTLVVNGHGNDGDAVLLASAPFEVLDGVAAVARAADIDRVVVYASADDERPVETLRTAVDDHPNLQTPLDVVTGPADYRAAEPTMAVEAIEGNHRLEARLRPPDLEDVGVHGRPTLVHTPRTLANLSVALRRKSPPASRVLTLTGDVAAPATIELPESGTISEALSAVSVEGTVKAACVGGRFGGLTRDLDVAVDPHSLSQAELGTDGTIKVLSADRCIVGFVGRLARFASEENCGRCVPCREGTTQLTDLLRDVYDGEYAPDRIAELVRVMETSSICAFGVQAARPARTAIDVFEAEFRAHADGRCPAGSCDNAIEVS, via the coding sequence ATGGCGACTCGCCGCGGCCGAACCGCGTTCTACACGCGGTGTTCCCCCGAACGGATCGAGGAAATCATCGAACGGGCCGGCGAATCTGACGGCGGGCCGCCCGGTACACCGGACGCCGTCGCCGAACACGACCCCGAGGCGACCCGGCTTCCAGTTCCCGAGGCGTCCGGACTGAGTACGGGCGTGCGGGACGTACTCGGCGGCTGCGGGTGGCGGCGACCGGCGAGTCCGTCGGACCACGAGCGGGCCGGCGGATTCCCCGACACGGAACCCGCGACGGTGCTGGAAATCGGGCGACAGCTCCGTGGCAGAGGGTGGGGGGACGCCTGTCACGACGAACTCGTGGCGGACGCGTGGCAGACCGTCCGCGACGCGGACGAGGAGACGACGCTCGTCGTGAACGGCCACGGGAACGACGGTGACGCGGTGTTGCTGGCGAGCGCTCCGTTCGAGGTGCTGGACGGCGTGGCCGCCGTCGCCCGCGCCGCCGATATCGACCGGGTGGTCGTGTACGCATCGGCCGACGACGAGCGACCCGTCGAGACGCTCCGAACGGCGGTAGACGACCACCCGAACCTCCAGACGCCGCTGGACGTGGTGACGGGCCCCGCGGACTACCGGGCGGCCGAGCCGACGATGGCCGTCGAGGCCATCGAGGGGAACCATCGACTGGAGGCCCGACTCCGACCGCCCGATCTGGAGGACGTGGGAGTGCACGGGCGTCCGACGCTGGTTCACACCCCCAGAACGCTCGCGAATCTCTCGGTAGCGCTCCGCCGGAAATCGCCACCGGCCTCCCGCGTACTGACGCTGACGGGTGACGTCGCCGCGCCCGCGACGATAGAGCTCCCCGAGTCGGGGACGATCTCCGAAGCGCTCTCGGCCGTCTCCGTGGAGGGGACGGTCAAAGCCGCTTGCGTCGGTGGTCGGTTCGGCGGACTGACCCGAGACCTCGACGTCGCCGTCGACCCGCACTCGCTCTCGCAGGCGGAACTCGGGACGGACGGCACGATCAAAGTGCTCTCCGCGGACCGATGTATCGTCGGATTCGTCGGACGACTGGCTCGGTTCGCGTCCGAGGAGAACTGCGGTCGGTGCGTACCGTGCCGAGAGGGAACGACGCAGTTGACGGACCTGCTCCGCGACGTCTACGACGGCGAGTACGCCCCCGACCGCATCGCGGAACTGGTTCGCGTCATGGAGACGTCGAGTATCTGTGCGTTCGGCGTTCAGGCCGCCCGTCCGGCCCGGACGGCCATCGACGTGTTCGAAGCGGAGTTTCGGGCGCACGCGGACGGGCGCTGTCCGGCCGGCAGCTGTGACAACGCGATAGAGGTCTCGTAA
- a CDS encoding enoyl-CoA hydratase/isomerase family protein translates to MTDDPAAVLEADYETIRVDRDGEGTATVTIDRPDARNALNGTVRAELTEVLEAVEDSDARVGVITGSEDCNAFVAGADVSEFRDRGMLEQRDASERPRIYETVADLQTPMVARINGHALGGGLELATACDIRIAQRGAKLGQPEINLGIIPGGGGTQRLPRLIGEGQAMKLILTGDLIDVDEAHDIGLVDEVSDPEGFDDCVSDVVTSIAEKSPVALRYAKESVRAASRMNLDNGIEYEAELFAQLFATEDKDEGIDAFFEDREPEWKGE, encoded by the coding sequence ATGACCGACGACCCGGCGGCCGTTCTGGAGGCGGACTACGAGACGATTCGCGTCGACCGAGACGGGGAGGGCACCGCCACGGTCACCATCGACCGGCCGGACGCACGGAACGCGCTGAACGGGACCGTTCGTGCGGAGCTGACCGAGGTCCTTGAGGCGGTCGAGGACTCCGACGCCCGCGTCGGCGTGATCACCGGCTCCGAGGACTGTAACGCCTTCGTCGCCGGTGCGGACGTGAGCGAATTCCGCGACCGGGGGATGCTCGAACAGCGCGACGCGAGCGAGCGCCCCCGGATCTACGAGACCGTCGCGGACCTGCAGACGCCGATGGTCGCTCGCATCAACGGACACGCGCTCGGAGGCGGCCTCGAACTCGCGACCGCCTGCGACATCCGAATCGCCCAGCGCGGGGCCAAGCTCGGCCAGCCGGAGATCAACCTCGGCATCATTCCCGGCGGCGGCGGCACGCAGCGGCTCCCCCGACTGATCGGGGAGGGGCAGGCGATGAAGCTCATCCTGACGGGCGATCTCATCGACGTGGACGAGGCCCACGACATCGGGCTCGTCGACGAGGTGAGCGACCCTGAGGGGTTCGACGACTGCGTCTCGGACGTCGTGACCTCCATCGCCGAGAAGAGCCCCGTCGCGCTCCGATACGCCAAGGAGAGCGTCCGGGCCGCGTCACGGATGAATCTGGACAACGGCATCGAGTACGAGGCCGAGCTGTTCGCCCAGCTGTTCGCGACCGAGGACAAGGACGAGGGTATCGACGCCTTCTTCGAGGATCGAGAGCCCGAGTGGAAAGGGGAATGA
- a CDS encoding 3-hydroxyacyl-CoA dehydrogenase family protein: MRVTVLGAGTMGHGITQVSAMAGHDVTLRDLDDDLVADGIDAIESNLDGGVERGKVTEEEKTETLGRITPETDLSTAVAGTDLVVEAVPEKVDLKKSVLSEAEEAVEDDVVLATNTSSLSVTELASTLDRPEQFVGLHFFNPVHIMSLVETIVAERTADRTREFAVDYIESIDKTPVVIRDTPGFASSRLGVTLGVEAIRMVEEGVASPEDIDAAMELGYNHPMGPLELTDVVGLDVRLDILEYLREELGERFKPPQLLKRKVRAGKTGQKAGEGFYVWEDGERVSMSGQWGDR, translated from the coding sequence ATGCGGGTAACAGTACTCGGTGCCGGCACCATGGGCCACGGTATCACACAGGTCAGTGCGATGGCCGGCCACGACGTCACGCTTCGGGACCTCGACGACGACCTCGTCGCCGACGGCATCGACGCCATCGAATCGAACCTCGACGGCGGCGTCGAACGCGGGAAGGTCACGGAGGAAGAGAAGACGGAGACGCTCGGACGCATCACGCCGGAGACGGATCTGTCGACCGCCGTCGCGGGGACCGACCTCGTCGTCGAGGCCGTCCCCGAGAAGGTCGACCTGAAGAAGAGCGTCCTCTCGGAGGCCGAGGAGGCCGTCGAGGATGACGTCGTCCTCGCGACCAACACCTCGTCGCTCTCGGTGACCGAGCTGGCGAGCACGCTCGACCGGCCGGAGCAGTTCGTCGGCCTGCACTTCTTCAACCCGGTCCACATCATGTCGCTGGTCGAGACCATCGTCGCGGAACGGACGGCCGACCGCACGCGGGAGTTCGCCGTGGACTACATCGAGAGCATCGACAAGACGCCGGTCGTCATACGCGACACGCCGGGATTCGCGTCGTCCCGGCTCGGCGTCACGCTCGGCGTCGAGGCGATCCGGATGGTCGAGGAGGGCGTCGCGTCGCCGGAGGACATCGACGCCGCGATGGAACTCGGGTACAACCATCCGATGGGCCCCCTCGAACTCACGGACGTCGTGGGACTGGACGTCCGTCTCGACATCCTCGAGTACCTCCGAGAGGAACTGGGCGAGCGGTTCAAACCGCCGCAGTTGCTGAAGCGGAAGGTTCGCGCCGGCAAGACCGGACAGAAAGCCGGCGAGGGGTTCTACGTCTGGGAGGACGGCGAACGCGTCTCGATGAGCGGGCAGTGGGGTGACCGATGA
- a CDS encoding gamma carbonic anhydrase family protein has protein sequence MQESIYGASPIVADSAFVSKMAYLVGDVAVGERSSLWPFVCLRGDESDMPTTVGDECNVQEFTMLHGATLEDEVSVGHNVVVDYATVEEHSLVGMHSAVLRGATVESNCLVAAGSLVRQGQTIPEGHLAYGVPAETRPLSETQREEISMVHEHYVELGRDYKETGRFE, from the coding sequence GTGCAAGAGTCGATATACGGTGCTTCCCCGATAGTGGCGGATTCGGCGTTCGTCTCGAAGATGGCGTACCTCGTCGGCGACGTCGCGGTCGGCGAACGGAGCAGTCTCTGGCCGTTCGTCTGCCTGCGCGGCGACGAGAGCGACATGCCGACGACGGTCGGCGACGAGTGTAACGTCCAGGAGTTCACGATGCTTCACGGGGCGACGCTCGAAGACGAGGTGTCCGTCGGACACAACGTGGTCGTCGACTACGCCACCGTCGAGGAGCACTCTCTCGTCGGGATGCACAGCGCGGTGTTGCGCGGTGCGACGGTGGAGTCGAACTGCCTCGTGGCGGCGGGGAGTCTCGTGAGGCAGGGGCAGACCATACCCGAGGGGCACTTAGCCTACGGCGTCCCGGCGGAGACGCGACCGCTGAGCGAGACGCAGCGCGAGGAGATCTCCATGGTCCACGAACACTACGTGGAACTCGGCCGGGATTACAAGGAGACCGGCCGGTTCGAGTGA
- a CDS encoding amidohydrolase family protein — translation MTDSATNTDGTGRIIDAHVHMNPFWRLDDDARGLLREHGHGFDQKVELARNPEQFVAYLDEQGVEKAAIINYVTPILGYTHDVNEWAAEFRDTAPERILAFGGFDPNDTDDPEAELDRAIDDLDLDGIKIHPPHQNIQANDYLSDPGYRGLDELRSLYERCAEADIPVMVHTGTSIFPGARSRLADPMPLDDVAVDFPDLDIVMAHGGRPMYTDEAWFLLRRHENVYFDISSIPPSNLLEHFPRLAEVVDQVLFGTDWPGPMVPGIGENAEAVRSLSLPSDAVDRILYGTAAELFDVR, via the coding sequence ATGACCGATAGCGCAACGAATACCGATGGTACCGGACGCATCATCGACGCGCACGTCCACATGAACCCGTTCTGGCGACTCGACGACGACGCCCGTGGACTGCTCCGCGAACACGGGCACGGGTTCGACCAGAAAGTGGAACTGGCTCGCAACCCGGAACAGTTCGTGGCGTACCTCGACGAGCAGGGTGTCGAGAAAGCGGCGATCATCAACTACGTGACGCCGATTCTGGGGTACACACACGACGTGAACGAATGGGCCGCGGAGTTCCGCGACACGGCTCCCGAGCGCATCCTCGCGTTCGGAGGGTTCGACCCGAACGATACCGACGACCCGGAAGCGGAGCTCGACCGGGCCATCGACGACCTCGACCTGGACGGGATCAAGATACACCCCCCGCATCAGAACATACAGGCCAACGACTACCTCTCGGACCCCGGCTATCGCGGGCTCGACGAACTGCGCAGCCTCTACGAGCGCTGTGCGGAGGCCGACATCCCGGTGATGGTGCACACGGGAACGAGCATCTTCCCCGGCGCTCGCTCCCGGCTGGCGGATCCGATGCCGTTGGACGACGTCGCCGTGGACTTCCCCGACCTCGACATCGTCATGGCCCACGGCGGACGGCCGATGTACACGGACGAGGCCTGGTTCCTCCTCCGCCGACACGAGAACGTCTACTTCGACATCTCGTCCATCCCGCCGTCGAACTTGCTGGAGCACTTCCCGCGGCTGGCGGAGGTCGTAGACCAGGTGCTCTTCGGGACCGACTGGCCGGGTCCGATGGTCCCCGGGATCGGCGAGAACGCCGAGGCCGTCCGCTCGCTCTCGCTGCCGTCGGACGCCGTCGACCGCATCCTCTATGGGACCGCCGCCGAACTGTTCGACGTGAGATGA
- a CDS encoding MBL fold metallo-hydrolase, whose amino-acid sequence MNPFRIAHSHGSPEGENSAYVFPERGVVIDPGPPGDEPWEVLRDGLEAYGLEVADVEDVVLTHWHSDHAGLGPRLATAADAALHMHERDAPLIRDYGTERRRRVERDAETLTSWGVPERIVSDVRDSDTPSPMPDSVPVVGHEDGDSVADLELKHTPGHTRGHVAVRAERTLYVGDAVLPMYTPNVGGSDTRTAAGNPLETYLRTLDRIGDWNVEQTARPGHGPLVSLDDRIAVIRAHHRERIADSCEAIPDGEAVTPWTVARTLFGEMSGIHAKMGAGEAAAHLTHAAKLGLVERTDERPHRYRTTGESLDDVPQLSTGQQA is encoded by the coding sequence ATGAACCCGTTCCGTATCGCTCACAGTCACGGCAGTCCGGAGGGAGAGAACAGCGCGTACGTCTTCCCGGAGCGAGGCGTCGTCATCGACCCCGGCCCGCCGGGTGACGAGCCGTGGGAGGTCCTCCGTGACGGCCTCGAAGCGTACGGACTCGAAGTGGCCGACGTGGAAGACGTCGTCCTCACTCACTGGCACTCGGACCACGCCGGGCTCGGGCCGCGGCTGGCGACGGCCGCCGACGCCGCGCTGCACATGCACGAACGAGACGCCCCCTTGATCCGCGACTACGGGACCGAGCGCCGGCGGCGGGTCGAACGAGACGCCGAGACGCTCACTTCGTGGGGCGTGCCGGAGCGGATCGTCTCGGACGTTCGCGACAGCGACACGCCGTCACCGATGCCCGACAGCGTCCCGGTGGTCGGCCACGAGGACGGGGACAGCGTGGCTGACCTCGAACTCAAGCACACGCCCGGACATACGCGCGGCCACGTCGCGGTTCGCGCGGAGCGGACGCTCTACGTCGGCGACGCGGTGCTCCCGATGTACACGCCGAACGTCGGCGGAAGCGACACTCGGACCGCCGCCGGCAACCCGCTCGAAACGTATCTGCGGACGCTCGACCGCATCGGCGACTGGAACGTGGAGCAGACGGCTCGGCCGGGGCACGGCCCGCTCGTGTCTCTCGACGACCGCATCGCGGTCATTAGAGCGCACCATCGGGAACGCATCGCCGATAGCTGCGAAGCGATCCCCGACGGAGAGGCCGTCACGCCCTGGACCGTCGCTCGGACGCTCTTCGGTGAGATGTCCGGGATCCACGCCAAGATGGGGGCCGGCGAAGCGGCGGCCCACCTCACCCACGCTGCGAAACTCGGCTTAGTGGAACGGACCGACGAACGCCCTCACCGATATCGGACGACGGGCGAGTCCCTCGACGACGTTCCGCAGCTGTCGACAGGCCAGCAGGCATAG
- a CDS encoding UbiD family decarboxylase has protein sequence MTDRQGDAVDSFRDYLERLAERGVCNRIDQRISWNLEASAVTMRANEQDSAIPVFEDVSDDSSARLVGDPYRGARRKPWKRIAMALGLSEDLTTDSFYEAVIDRLRSPISPTVVDSEAALCKETVHTGDDVDLLSFPWPFLHVGDGGRYSNLHTLIADDRDTEWTDWSSHRAMFHDNTRASVLLLAGEQTPNIYYYKYERHDEPMPVAITVGAEPAVECVSMMWIPTGRSEAEFAGGLKRAPVELVPCETNDLRVPATAEIVLEGRILPNSRLDEGPYGDYFGYMHGPRRSMPVLEIDAITHRERPHIPFTVEWSEVGYAHNTTSSMEVACVGPDATLGLRAVGFDVEKLAPWPFTPRTVYVVSTDTTNPSYLHELANFIFTTWGMLHVDFFVFVDSDVDPFDQRAVLEAMALYADPDEDFHQFGAETMPKVPLNIYQTPEEKGDVQMGTSKAKTAKTYIDATRPEGQGQERGFGLEDTERRRRAREILEAAGLASAAAETADADREVDE, from the coding sequence ATGACTGATCGCCAGGGCGACGCCGTCGACAGCTTTCGCGACTACCTAGAGCGGTTAGCGGAACGCGGGGTCTGTAATCGAATCGACCAGCGGATCTCGTGGAACCTCGAGGCGAGCGCGGTGACGATGCGAGCCAACGAGCAGGACTCGGCGATTCCGGTTTTCGAAGACGTGAGCGACGACTCCTCGGCTCGGCTCGTGGGGGACCCGTATCGCGGAGCGCGCCGGAAACCGTGGAAGCGCATCGCGATGGCCTTGGGATTGAGCGAGGACCTGACGACCGATAGCTTCTACGAGGCGGTCATCGACCGGTTGCGTTCGCCCATCTCGCCGACAGTCGTCGACAGCGAGGCGGCACTGTGTAAGGAGACCGTCCACACCGGCGACGACGTCGATCTCCTCTCGTTCCCGTGGCCGTTCCTCCACGTCGGCGACGGCGGGCGCTACTCGAACCTACACACGCTCATCGCGGACGACAGGGACACGGAGTGGACGGACTGGTCGTCACATCGCGCGATGTTCCACGACAACACGCGGGCGAGCGTGCTGTTGCTCGCCGGCGAGCAGACGCCGAACATCTACTACTACAAGTACGAGCGCCACGACGAACCGATGCCGGTCGCCATCACCGTCGGCGCGGAGCCGGCGGTCGAGTGCGTCTCGATGATGTGGATCCCGACCGGGCGGAGCGAAGCGGAGTTCGCGGGCGGGCTGAAACGCGCACCGGTCGAACTCGTCCCCTGCGAGACGAACGATCTCCGCGTCCCGGCGACGGCGGAGATCGTCCTCGAGGGGCGCATCCTCCCCAACAGTCGCCTCGACGAGGGGCCCTACGGCGACTACTTCGGGTACATGCACGGTCCGCGTCGGTCGATGCCCGTCCTCGAGATCGACGCGATCACGCACCGGGAACGACCCCACATCCCGTTCACCGTCGAGTGGTCGGAGGTCGGGTACGCGCACAACACGACCTCTTCGATGGAAGTCGCGTGCGTCGGTCCCGACGCGACGCTCGGCCTCCGGGCGGTCGGGTTCGACGTGGAGAAACTGGCTCCGTGGCCCTTCACGCCGCGAACGGTCTACGTCGTCTCGACGGATACGACCAATCCGTCGTACCTCCACGAGCTCGCCAACTTCATCTTCACGACGTGGGGGATGCTCCACGTGGACTTCTTCGTCTTCGTCGATTCGGACGTGGACCCGTTCGACCAGCGCGCGGTACTCGAGGCGATGGCGCTGTACGCCGACCCGGACGAGGACTTCCACCAGTTCGGCGCGGAGACGATGCCGAAAGTGCCGCTCAACATCTATCAGACGCCCGAGGAGAAGGGGGACGTGCAGATGGGGACGTCGAAGGCGAAGACGGCGAAGACGTACATCGACGCGACGCGTCCCGAGGGCCAGGGTCAGGAACGCGGTTTCGGGCTCGAAGACACGGAACGGAGACGGCGTGCGCGCGAGATACTCGAAGCGGCCGGTCTAGCGAGTGCCGCCGCCGAGACGGCCGACGCCGACCGGGAGGTAGACGAATGA